tgaaacaaaaagaacAATGTGGAAGGTTCTGCGTATCCCGATCCGACTGGAAGATTTTGCCACCCGATCGCGGTCCCCATCGGTGCTTGTACCACAGATTCCATGTGATCATCGATCGGAAACACGGATTCTCGCGTCTCCGAAAACGGACACGGCGAATAAGccaacggtgtaagcaatgggaTTGGTGTTGCCCCTTTTTCGATAACAGTGGTGTTGGACTTCATCTGACTGAGCTGAAGAGGTGCCGGGGCATGCTTTTGAAGCCTGGTGGTGGGCGGTTTCGGCTTATTGGTTTTGTAAATGTCGATAACTTGTTTCTCAAGTAAGATCCCACCGTTTtccattttttgaaaaatgaaacgATATCCCTTCTTTTGATTTTCTCTTCTTGTATCTCTCAATTCACCAACATACGTCGATATGAAGATGGAGAATTGAAGAG
Above is a genomic segment from Gossypium arboreum isolate Shixiya-1 chromosome 8, ASM2569848v2, whole genome shotgun sequence containing:
- the LOC108469493 gene encoding uncharacterized protein LOC108469493, with the protein product MENGGILLEKQVIDIYKTNKPKPPTTRLQKHAPAPLQLSQMKSNTTVIEKGATPIPLLTPLAYSPCPFSETRESVFPIDDHMESVVQAPMGTAIGWQNLPVGSGYAEPSTLFFLFQNKFLIVNDAQ